One stretch of Lucilia cuprina isolate Lc7/37 chromosome 6, ASM2204524v1, whole genome shotgun sequence DNA includes these proteins:
- the LOC111684586 gene encoding transitional endoplasmic reticulum ATPase TER94 isoform X3, with translation MADSKGEDLATAILKRKDRPNRLIVDEATNDDNSVVSLSQAKMDELQLFRGDTVILKGKRRKETVCIVLSDDACPDEKIRMNRVVRNNLCVHLSDVVSIHPCPDVKYGKRVRILPIDDTTEGVTGNLFEIYLKPYFLEAYRPIHMGDNFIVRAAMRPIEFKVVLTDPEPYCIVAPETVIFCDGDPIKREEEEESLNAVGYDDIGGCRKQLAQIKEMVELPLRHPSLFKAIGVKPPRGILMYGPPGTGKTLIARAVANETGAFFFLINGPEIMSKLAGESESNLRKAFEEAEKNSPAIIFIDEIDAIAPKRDKTHGEVERRIVSQLLTLMDGMKKSSHLIVMAATNRPNSIDPALRRFGRFDREIDIGIPDATGRLEVLRIHTKNMKLADDVDLEQIAAETHGHVGADLASLCSEAALQQIREKMDLIDLEDDKIDAEVLASLAVTMENFRYAMTKSSPSALRETVVEVPNTSWADIGGLENVKKELQELVQYPVEHPDKFLKFGMQPSRGVLFYGPPGCGKTLLAKAIANECQANFISVKGPELLTMWFGESEANVRDIFDKARSAAPCVLFFDELDSIAKARGGNVGDAGGAADRVINQILTEMDGMGAKKNVFIIGATNRPDIIDPAILRPGRLDQLIYIPLPDDKSREAILKANLRKSPLAKDVDLTYIAKVTQGFSGADLTEICQRACKLAIRQAIEAEIRREKERAENQNSAMDMDEDDPVPEITRAHFEEAMRFARRSVSDNDIRKYEMFAQTLQQSRGFGQNFRFPGQSSSQQGSGPNAPANPPGDNGDDDLYS, from the exons atggCCGATTCAAAAGG TGAAGATTTGGCTACTGCTATTCTTAAACGTAAAGATCGCCCCAATCGTTTGATTGTCGATGAAGCCACCAATGATGATAACTCAGTGGTGTCGTTATCACAG GCAAAAATGGATGAATTGCAATTATTCCGTGGTGATACCGTTATATTGAAAGGTAAACGTCGCAAGGAAACCGTTTGTATTGTTCTATCCGATGATGCTTGTCCGGATGAGAAGATTCGTATGAATCGTGTTGTTCGTAATAATTTATGTGTTCATCTTTCTGATGTTGTTTCAATTCATCCCTGTCCGGATGTTAAGTACGGCAAACGCGTTCGTATCTTACCCATTGATGATACCACCGAAGGTGTCACTGGTAATTTATTCGAGATTTATTTGAAACCCTACTTCTTGGAAGCCTATAGACCCATCCATATGGGCGATAACTTTATTGTTCGCGCAGCTATGCGTCCTATTGAGTTTAAGGTTGTCTTGACAGATCCTGAACCTTACTGTATTGTAGCTCCAGAAACTGTTATCTTCTGTGATGGTGATCCAATTAAGAGAGAG GAAGAGGAAGAATCACTAAATGCCGTTGGTTATGATGATATTGGTGGTTGTCGCAAACAATTGGCTCAAATTAAAGAAATGGTTGAATTACCTCTACGTCATCCATCACTCTTCAAAGCTATTGGTGTTAAGCCACCACGCGGTATTCTTATGTACGGTCCCCCTGGTACTGGTAAGACCTTGATTGCTCGTGCAGTTGCCAATGAGACTGGTGCGTTCTTCTTCCTAATTAATGGTCCTGAAATTATGTCTAAATTGGCTGGTGAATCTGAATCGAATTTGCGTAAGGCTTTCGAAGAAGCTGAAAAGAATTCACCAGCAATTATATTCATTGATGAAATCGATGCTATTGCACCAAAGCGTGACAAGACTCATGGTGAAGTCGAACGTCGTATTGTTTCGCAATTGCTTACTCTTATGGATGGCATGAAGAAGAGCTCTCATTTGATTGTTATGGCTGCCACTAACAGACCCAATTCCATCGATCCTGCTCTTCGTCGTTTTGGACGTTTCGATCGTGAAATCGATATTGGCATTCCTGATGCTACTGGCCGTTTAGAGGTTTTGCGCATTCACACTAAAAACATGAAGTTGGCTGATGATGTTGATTTGGAACAAATTGCAGCTGAGACTCACGGCCATGTAGGTGCTGATTTGGCTTCGTTGTGTTCGGAAGCAGCTTTGCAACAAATCCGTGAAAAGATGGATTTGATTGATTTGGAAGATGATAAAATCGATGCCGAAGTTTTGGCTTCTTTGGCAGTAACCATGGAGAACTTCCGTTATGCCATGACCAAATCAAGTCCCTCGGCATTGCGTGAAACCGTTGTTGAAGTTCCCAATACCTCTTGGGCCGATATTGGTGGTTTGGAGAATGTGAAGAAGGAATTGCAAGAATTGGTTCAATATCCAGTTGAACATCCCGATAAGTTCTTGAAGTTCGGCATGCAACCCAGTCGTGGTGTTTTGTTCTATGGTCCGCCTGGTTGCGGTAAAACTCTCTTGGCCAAGGCTATTGCAAACGAATGCCAAGCTAACTTCATTTCCGTCAAGGGTCCCGAACTGTTGACCATGTGGTTTGGTGAATCCGAAGCTAATGTCCGTGACATCTTCGATAAGGCACGCTCGGCTGCGCCTTGTGTACTCTTCTTCGATGAATTGGATTCGATTGCCAAGGCTCGTGGTGGAAATGTTGGTGATGCGGGCGGTGCTGCTGATCGTGTTATCAATCAAATTCTTACTGAAATGGACGGTATGGGTGCCAAGAAGAATGTCTTCATCATTGGTGCCACCAATCGTCCCGACATTATTGATCCAGCTATCTTGCGTCCTGGACGTTTGGATCAACTTATTTATATTCCACTTCCCGATGACAAGTCTCGTGAAGCTATTCTTAAGGCTAATTTGAGAAAATCTCCTCTGGCCAAGGATGTCGATCTTACTTATATTGCCAAGGTAACACAAGGCTTCTCAGGTGCTGATTTGACTGAAATATGTCAACGTGCTTGTAAGTTGGCCATTCGTCAGGCCATTGAAGCTGAAATCAGACGTGAAAAGGAGAGAGCTGAAAATCAAAATTCAGCCATGGAC ATGGACGAAGATGATCCAGTACCAGAAATTACACGTGCCCACTTTGAAGAGGCCATGAGATTTGCACGTCGTTCAGTATCCGATAATGACATCAGGAAATATGAAATGTTTGCCCAAACATTACAACAATCTCGTGGTTTTGGTCAAAACTTTAG GTTCCCTGGTCAATCTAGCAGTCAACAGGGCTCTGGTCCAAATGCACCAGCGAATCCACCAGGCGACAATGGCGATGATGATCTATACAGttag
- the LOC111684586 gene encoding transitional endoplasmic reticulum ATPase TER94 isoform X2: MASGGGNSGRKNGGSSSKIFSYWHIDPISGNENDDPKENDMKPQITIKEKREDLATAILKRKDRPNRLIVDEATNDDNSVVSLSQAKMDELQLFRGDTVILKGKRRKETVCIVLSDDACPDEKIRMNRVVRNNLCVHLSDVVSIHPCPDVKYGKRVRILPIDDTTEGVTGNLFEIYLKPYFLEAYRPIHMGDNFIVRAAMRPIEFKVVLTDPEPYCIVAPETVIFCDGDPIKREEEEESLNAVGYDDIGGCRKQLAQIKEMVELPLRHPSLFKAIGVKPPRGILMYGPPGTGKTLIARAVANETGAFFFLINGPEIMSKLAGESESNLRKAFEEAEKNSPAIIFIDEIDAIAPKRDKTHGEVERRIVSQLLTLMDGMKKSSHLIVMAATNRPNSIDPALRRFGRFDREIDIGIPDATGRLEVLRIHTKNMKLADDVDLEQIAAETHGHVGADLASLCSEAALQQIREKMDLIDLEDDKIDAEVLASLAVTMENFRYAMTKSSPSALRETVVEVPNTSWADIGGLENVKKELQELVQYPVEHPDKFLKFGMQPSRGVLFYGPPGCGKTLLAKAIANECQANFISVKGPELLTMWFGESEANVRDIFDKARSAAPCVLFFDELDSIAKARGGNVGDAGGAADRVINQILTEMDGMGAKKNVFIIGATNRPDIIDPAILRPGRLDQLIYIPLPDDKSREAILKANLRKSPLAKDVDLTYIAKVTQGFSGADLTEICQRACKLAIRQAIEAEIRREKERAENQNSAMDMDEDDPVPEITRAHFEEAMRFARRSVSDNDIRKYEMFAQTLQQSRGFGQNFR; this comes from the exons atggcgAGTGGTGGTGGTAATAGTGGACGTAAAAATGGTGGTAGTTCAAgcaaaatttttagttattggCACATAGATCCTATCAGTGGGAATGAAAATGATGACCCTAAAGAAAATGATATGAAAccacaaataacaataaaagaaaaacg TGAAGATTTGGCTACTGCTATTCTTAAACGTAAAGATCGCCCCAATCGTTTGATTGTCGATGAAGCCACCAATGATGATAACTCAGTGGTGTCGTTATCACAG GCAAAAATGGATGAATTGCAATTATTCCGTGGTGATACCGTTATATTGAAAGGTAAACGTCGCAAGGAAACCGTTTGTATTGTTCTATCCGATGATGCTTGTCCGGATGAGAAGATTCGTATGAATCGTGTTGTTCGTAATAATTTATGTGTTCATCTTTCTGATGTTGTTTCAATTCATCCCTGTCCGGATGTTAAGTACGGCAAACGCGTTCGTATCTTACCCATTGATGATACCACCGAAGGTGTCACTGGTAATTTATTCGAGATTTATTTGAAACCCTACTTCTTGGAAGCCTATAGACCCATCCATATGGGCGATAACTTTATTGTTCGCGCAGCTATGCGTCCTATTGAGTTTAAGGTTGTCTTGACAGATCCTGAACCTTACTGTATTGTAGCTCCAGAAACTGTTATCTTCTGTGATGGTGATCCAATTAAGAGAGAG GAAGAGGAAGAATCACTAAATGCCGTTGGTTATGATGATATTGGTGGTTGTCGCAAACAATTGGCTCAAATTAAAGAAATGGTTGAATTACCTCTACGTCATCCATCACTCTTCAAAGCTATTGGTGTTAAGCCACCACGCGGTATTCTTATGTACGGTCCCCCTGGTACTGGTAAGACCTTGATTGCTCGTGCAGTTGCCAATGAGACTGGTGCGTTCTTCTTCCTAATTAATGGTCCTGAAATTATGTCTAAATTGGCTGGTGAATCTGAATCGAATTTGCGTAAGGCTTTCGAAGAAGCTGAAAAGAATTCACCAGCAATTATATTCATTGATGAAATCGATGCTATTGCACCAAAGCGTGACAAGACTCATGGTGAAGTCGAACGTCGTATTGTTTCGCAATTGCTTACTCTTATGGATGGCATGAAGAAGAGCTCTCATTTGATTGTTATGGCTGCCACTAACAGACCCAATTCCATCGATCCTGCTCTTCGTCGTTTTGGACGTTTCGATCGTGAAATCGATATTGGCATTCCTGATGCTACTGGCCGTTTAGAGGTTTTGCGCATTCACACTAAAAACATGAAGTTGGCTGATGATGTTGATTTGGAACAAATTGCAGCTGAGACTCACGGCCATGTAGGTGCTGATTTGGCTTCGTTGTGTTCGGAAGCAGCTTTGCAACAAATCCGTGAAAAGATGGATTTGATTGATTTGGAAGATGATAAAATCGATGCCGAAGTTTTGGCTTCTTTGGCAGTAACCATGGAGAACTTCCGTTATGCCATGACCAAATCAAGTCCCTCGGCATTGCGTGAAACCGTTGTTGAAGTTCCCAATACCTCTTGGGCCGATATTGGTGGTTTGGAGAATGTGAAGAAGGAATTGCAAGAATTGGTTCAATATCCAGTTGAACATCCCGATAAGTTCTTGAAGTTCGGCATGCAACCCAGTCGTGGTGTTTTGTTCTATGGTCCGCCTGGTTGCGGTAAAACTCTCTTGGCCAAGGCTATTGCAAACGAATGCCAAGCTAACTTCATTTCCGTCAAGGGTCCCGAACTGTTGACCATGTGGTTTGGTGAATCCGAAGCTAATGTCCGTGACATCTTCGATAAGGCACGCTCGGCTGCGCCTTGTGTACTCTTCTTCGATGAATTGGATTCGATTGCCAAGGCTCGTGGTGGAAATGTTGGTGATGCGGGCGGTGCTGCTGATCGTGTTATCAATCAAATTCTTACTGAAATGGACGGTATGGGTGCCAAGAAGAATGTCTTCATCATTGGTGCCACCAATCGTCCCGACATTATTGATCCAGCTATCTTGCGTCCTGGACGTTTGGATCAACTTATTTATATTCCACTTCCCGATGACAAGTCTCGTGAAGCTATTCTTAAGGCTAATTTGAGAAAATCTCCTCTGGCCAAGGATGTCGATCTTACTTATATTGCCAAGGTAACACAAGGCTTCTCAGGTGCTGATTTGACTGAAATATGTCAACGTGCTTGTAAGTTGGCCATTCGTCAGGCCATTGAAGCTGAAATCAGACGTGAAAAGGAGAGAGCTGAAAATCAAAATTCAGCCATGGAC ATGGACGAAGATGATCCAGTACCAGAAATTACACGTGCCCACTTTGAAGAGGCCATGAGATTTGCACGTCGTTCAGTATCCGATAATGACATCAGGAAATATGAAATGTTTGCCCAAACATTACAACAATCTCGTGGTTTTGGTCAAAACTTTAGGTAA
- the LOC111684586 gene encoding transitional endoplasmic reticulum ATPase TER94 isoform X1, producing MKPQITIKEKREDLATAILKRKDRPNRLIVDEATNDDNSVVSLSQAKMDELQLFRGDTVILKGKRRKETVCIVLSDDACPDEKIRMNRVVRNNLCVHLSDVVSIHPCPDVKYGKRVRILPIDDTTEGVTGNLFEIYLKPYFLEAYRPIHMGDNFIVRAAMRPIEFKVVLTDPEPYCIVAPETVIFCDGDPIKREEEEESLNAVGYDDIGGCRKQLAQIKEMVELPLRHPSLFKAIGVKPPRGILMYGPPGTGKTLIARAVANETGAFFFLINGPEIMSKLAGESESNLRKAFEEAEKNSPAIIFIDEIDAIAPKRDKTHGEVERRIVSQLLTLMDGMKKSSHLIVMAATNRPNSIDPALRRFGRFDREIDIGIPDATGRLEVLRIHTKNMKLADDVDLEQIAAETHGHVGADLASLCSEAALQQIREKMDLIDLEDDKIDAEVLASLAVTMENFRYAMTKSSPSALRETVVEVPNTSWADIGGLENVKKELQELVQYPVEHPDKFLKFGMQPSRGVLFYGPPGCGKTLLAKAIANECQANFISVKGPELLTMWFGESEANVRDIFDKARSAAPCVLFFDELDSIAKARGGNVGDAGGAADRVINQILTEMDGMGAKKNVFIIGATNRPDIIDPAILRPGRLDQLIYIPLPDDKSREAILKANLRKSPLAKDVDLTYIAKVTQGFSGADLTEICQRACKLAIRQAIEAEIRREKERAENQNSAMDMDEDDPVPEITRAHFEEAMRFARRSVSDNDIRKYEMFAQTLQQSRGFGQNFRFPGQSSSQQGSGPNAPANPPGDNGDDDLYS from the exons ATGAAAccacaaataacaataaaagaaaaacg TGAAGATTTGGCTACTGCTATTCTTAAACGTAAAGATCGCCCCAATCGTTTGATTGTCGATGAAGCCACCAATGATGATAACTCAGTGGTGTCGTTATCACAG GCAAAAATGGATGAATTGCAATTATTCCGTGGTGATACCGTTATATTGAAAGGTAAACGTCGCAAGGAAACCGTTTGTATTGTTCTATCCGATGATGCTTGTCCGGATGAGAAGATTCGTATGAATCGTGTTGTTCGTAATAATTTATGTGTTCATCTTTCTGATGTTGTTTCAATTCATCCCTGTCCGGATGTTAAGTACGGCAAACGCGTTCGTATCTTACCCATTGATGATACCACCGAAGGTGTCACTGGTAATTTATTCGAGATTTATTTGAAACCCTACTTCTTGGAAGCCTATAGACCCATCCATATGGGCGATAACTTTATTGTTCGCGCAGCTATGCGTCCTATTGAGTTTAAGGTTGTCTTGACAGATCCTGAACCTTACTGTATTGTAGCTCCAGAAACTGTTATCTTCTGTGATGGTGATCCAATTAAGAGAGAG GAAGAGGAAGAATCACTAAATGCCGTTGGTTATGATGATATTGGTGGTTGTCGCAAACAATTGGCTCAAATTAAAGAAATGGTTGAATTACCTCTACGTCATCCATCACTCTTCAAAGCTATTGGTGTTAAGCCACCACGCGGTATTCTTATGTACGGTCCCCCTGGTACTGGTAAGACCTTGATTGCTCGTGCAGTTGCCAATGAGACTGGTGCGTTCTTCTTCCTAATTAATGGTCCTGAAATTATGTCTAAATTGGCTGGTGAATCTGAATCGAATTTGCGTAAGGCTTTCGAAGAAGCTGAAAAGAATTCACCAGCAATTATATTCATTGATGAAATCGATGCTATTGCACCAAAGCGTGACAAGACTCATGGTGAAGTCGAACGTCGTATTGTTTCGCAATTGCTTACTCTTATGGATGGCATGAAGAAGAGCTCTCATTTGATTGTTATGGCTGCCACTAACAGACCCAATTCCATCGATCCTGCTCTTCGTCGTTTTGGACGTTTCGATCGTGAAATCGATATTGGCATTCCTGATGCTACTGGCCGTTTAGAGGTTTTGCGCATTCACACTAAAAACATGAAGTTGGCTGATGATGTTGATTTGGAACAAATTGCAGCTGAGACTCACGGCCATGTAGGTGCTGATTTGGCTTCGTTGTGTTCGGAAGCAGCTTTGCAACAAATCCGTGAAAAGATGGATTTGATTGATTTGGAAGATGATAAAATCGATGCCGAAGTTTTGGCTTCTTTGGCAGTAACCATGGAGAACTTCCGTTATGCCATGACCAAATCAAGTCCCTCGGCATTGCGTGAAACCGTTGTTGAAGTTCCCAATACCTCTTGGGCCGATATTGGTGGTTTGGAGAATGTGAAGAAGGAATTGCAAGAATTGGTTCAATATCCAGTTGAACATCCCGATAAGTTCTTGAAGTTCGGCATGCAACCCAGTCGTGGTGTTTTGTTCTATGGTCCGCCTGGTTGCGGTAAAACTCTCTTGGCCAAGGCTATTGCAAACGAATGCCAAGCTAACTTCATTTCCGTCAAGGGTCCCGAACTGTTGACCATGTGGTTTGGTGAATCCGAAGCTAATGTCCGTGACATCTTCGATAAGGCACGCTCGGCTGCGCCTTGTGTACTCTTCTTCGATGAATTGGATTCGATTGCCAAGGCTCGTGGTGGAAATGTTGGTGATGCGGGCGGTGCTGCTGATCGTGTTATCAATCAAATTCTTACTGAAATGGACGGTATGGGTGCCAAGAAGAATGTCTTCATCATTGGTGCCACCAATCGTCCCGACATTATTGATCCAGCTATCTTGCGTCCTGGACGTTTGGATCAACTTATTTATATTCCACTTCCCGATGACAAGTCTCGTGAAGCTATTCTTAAGGCTAATTTGAGAAAATCTCCTCTGGCCAAGGATGTCGATCTTACTTATATTGCCAAGGTAACACAAGGCTTCTCAGGTGCTGATTTGACTGAAATATGTCAACGTGCTTGTAAGTTGGCCATTCGTCAGGCCATTGAAGCTGAAATCAGACGTGAAAAGGAGAGAGCTGAAAATCAAAATTCAGCCATGGAC ATGGACGAAGATGATCCAGTACCAGAAATTACACGTGCCCACTTTGAAGAGGCCATGAGATTTGCACGTCGTTCAGTATCCGATAATGACATCAGGAAATATGAAATGTTTGCCCAAACATTACAACAATCTCGTGGTTTTGGTCAAAACTTTAG GTTCCCTGGTCAATCTAGCAGTCAACAGGGCTCTGGTCCAAATGCACCAGCGAATCCACCAGGCGACAATGGCGATGATGATCTATACAGttag